One Calliopsis andreniformis isolate RMS-2024a chromosome 9, iyCalAndr_principal, whole genome shotgun sequence genomic window carries:
- the LOC143183401 gene encoding uncharacterized protein LOC143183401: MSSFAAIRQKVINIIKKFKFEELESSVLPVFPELSWIHIKSQLIKYDKSFTTTNALEFIKIAVNETNIEEEVLRDRLSTLLLIDISWHNKRYTWHGYALIGPNPPKNYFKNAKILDNIKNHLKSVNMKMDVKIYVHDSIMYISITESTKRGKKESLINRPPIVFALLMRQKYFFCNKKNVPSTVTEAIVKNIGYKNSKKLDLVGKDLSLLSKVCWRKKEKTTNVENFDVPLVYEDTNPIKKYSGIDYTEYNQRKEFAKKCFGNDSPTLGSLVINGPSIPFIHKDASLKLPNESMSVTWEFRSRNMPACLTKLIEKRILTTPVPYYISNLMTIGKNQFTLKST; this comes from the exons ATGTCAT CGTTTGCAGCGATACGACAGAAAGTaatcaatataattaaaaaattcaagtttGAAGAATTGGAATCATCTGTACTACCAGTATTTCCAGAACTCTCATGGATTCATATAAAATctcaattaattaaatatgataAAAGTTTTACAACAACTAATGCTCTTGAGTTTATTAAGATAGCTGTAAAT GAAACAAATATTGAAGAAGAAGTTTTAAGAGATCGTTTGTCAACATTGTTGTTAATTg aCATAAGTTGGCATAATAAACGATACACATGGCATGGTTATGCACTTATAGGTCCTAATCCAcctaaaaattatttcaaaaatgCAAAAATTCTAGATAACATAAAAAATCATTTGAAGTCAGTGAATATGAAAATGGATGTGAAAATATATGTACACGATAgtattatgtacatttctataaCAGAAAGTACGAAAAGAGGCAAAAAAGAAAGCCTTATAAATAGACCTCCAATTGTTTTTGCTTTATTGATGCGgcaaaaatatttcttttgcaataaaaaaaatgttcctTCAACAGTAACGGAAGCAATAGTAAAGAATATAGGATACAAGAACAGTAAAAAGCTAGACCTAGTAGGTAAAGATCTTAGTTTATTAAGTAAAGTATGTtggagaaagaaagagaaaacaACGAATGTGGAAAATTTTGACGTGCCTTTGGTTTATGAAGATACAAATCCTATCAaaaa GTATTCTGgtatagattatactgaatatAACCAACGAAAAGAATTTGCAAAAAAATGTTTTGGAAATGATTCTCCCACATTAGGGTCACTTGTTATAAATGgaccaagtattccttttattcatAAAGATGCATCATTGAAATTACCAAACGAAAGCATGAGTGTTAC ATGGGAATTTCGTAGCCGGAATATGCCTGCTTGTttgacaaaattaatagaaaaacGAATACTTACTACACCTGTACCATATTACATATCAAATCTCATGACAATAGGCAAAAATCAATTTACATTAAAAAGTACTTGA
- the Fbxl4 gene encoding F box and leucine-rich-repeat gene 4 isoform X1, translating into MACYVLSGTSYDDDETFVDVVSLSRQGDEEKEETVIFVEQFAKYVCDFSSQYGSNTGIFYTALNIVRFPQKFPDYGDFALTFVMRTYGRWWNKGPSRLIDYMPQNNGDVVSQDYIDLEFYQEVYPIRVSIFETYSPGSVIGIWAQNSEGKWFQLWSGLPQIVPQKPRLFTPHLHLCNFKTKRIRLEFNHDLLEYYTELDAVFLIGTLELVVPNNNLHSETLDELLQQLGYLEYDTCDPYNLTPDYLTVRRDIKNLKRTFSEHCKLYKSTIIDKGQLVAEMSQFCQCVAPIEEALNILQQFLQGDFLKFTKDIAEKRCPVPLTNLEGQQCNRFSALPDETVLNILKNLDLKSLCRLCRVNRYFNNIARDALLYRYLNLKPYWHCLDTTALSCLATRCQYLQQLDLSWCGNYNMFKYKDFIYFLQSCGTSLTHLRLNCCHFVNDAVILEISKVCKNLKELCLRNCMGITNEGFSKLENLELIERLELYRTIIETSTLCSILRKNTQMRHLNLAGMHGRLNIDEVAIELGNSCPYLESIDFWKAQTLTPHGVRALSHCTKLREVDFGWCNGMNAPGDSLRAFLFSCRCLEKVSLVALRGLTDSDVEPLVLSSQLQQLDLSGICSLTADICSVFLLFCTKLEMIDLSFCERISNDDIQEMRKKYPHVSIKKSFQILDPYIE; encoded by the exons ATGGCTTGTTACGTTTTGTCAGGCACATCGTATGATGATGATGAGACTTTTGTTGATGTAGTGTCACTAAGCCGTCAAGGAGATGAGGAAAAagaagaaactgttatatttgttgaACAATTTGCAAAATATGTGTGTGACTTTAGTTCTCAGTATGGAAGTAATACGGGTATTTTTTAtacagcgttgaatattgttagATTTCCTCAGAAATTTCCTGATTATGGAGATTTTGCATTAACTTTTGTTATG AGAACATATGGACGATGGTGGAATAAAGGACCTTCAAGATTGATAGATTATATGCCACAGAATAATGGAGATGTTGTGAGTCAAGATTATATAG ATCTAGAATTTTATCAAGAAGTATATCCAATTAGAGTATCAATATTTGAGACTTATAGTCCTGGAAGTGTAATTGGTATTTGGGCACAAAATTCTGAGGGGAAATGGTTTCAGTTATGGAGTGGATTACCTCAAATTGTTCCACAGAAACCACGGTTATTTACTCCTCATTTGCACCTATGTAATTTTAAAACTAAAAGAATAAGACTGGAATTCAACCATGATTTATTAGAATATTATACAGAATTAGATGCTGTATTTCTTATTGGAACATTAGAACTAGTCGTacctaataataatttacatagCGAAACCTTGGATGAACTTTTACAACAATTAGGCTACTTAGAATATGATACTTGTGATCCTTATAATTTAACGCCAGATTACTTAACAGTAAGGCGAGACATAAAGAACCTCAAAAGAACATTCTCTGAGCATTGTAAACTTTACAAAAG CACAATAATAGATAAAGGCCAATTAGTAGCTGAAATGAGTCAATTTTGCCAATGTGTTGCTCCTATAGAAGAAGCACTGAATATATTGCAACAATTTTTACAAggagattttttaaaatttactaaAGATATTGCAGAAAAAAGGTGCCCAGTACCTTTAACTAATTTAGAAGGTCAACAATGTAACAGATTTTCAGCACTTCCA GATGAAactgtattaaatattttaaaaaatttggatTTGAAGTCGTTATGTCGGTTATGTAGAGTAAATaggtattttaataatattgcaAGAGATGCTTTGTTATATAGATATCTCAATTTGAAACCCTATTGGCATTGTTTGGATACAACAGCATTAAGTTGTTTAGCAACAAGATGCCAGTATTTACAACAATTAGATCTATCATGGTGTGGAAACTATAATATGTTTAAATATAaagattttatatattttcttcAATCATGTGGAACTTCTTTAACACATTTAAGATTAAATTGTTGTCATTTCGTCAATGATGCAGTTATTCTTGAGATTTCAAAAGTTTGTAAGAATTTAAAAG AATTATGTTTACGCAATTGTATGGGTATAACAAATGAAGGCTTTTCAAAACTGGAAAACTTGGAACTGATTGAGCGTCTTGAACTTTATAGAACAATCATTGAAACTTCTACATTATGTTCTATATTGAGAAAAAATACTCAAATGCGACACCTGAATTTAGCAGGAATGCACGGTCGTTTAAATATAGATGAAGTTGCAATTGAGTTAGGAAATTCTTGTCCATATTTAGAAAGTATAGATTTTTGGAAAGCACAAACTTTGACTCCACATGGTGTTAGAGCTTTATCCCACTGTACGAAGCTTCGAGAAGTGGATTTTGGGTGGTG TAATGGAATGAATGCTCCTGGTGATTCTTTGCGAGCATTCCTATTCTCATGTCGGTGCCTGGAAAAAGTATCTTTAGTGGCTCTTAGGGGATTAACAGATAGTGACGTAGAACCTCTTGTACTGTCTTCACAGTTGCAACAGTTAGATTTATCAGGTATTTGTTCTCTTACTGCTGATATATGtagtgtatttttattattttgtacaAAATTGGAAATGATTGATCTCAGTTTCTGTGAACGTATTAGTAATGATGATATACAAGAAATGCGTAAAAAATATCCTCATGTTTCTATTAAAAAAAGTTTTCAAATACTCGATCCTTACATTGAATGA
- the Fbxl4 gene encoding F box and leucine-rich-repeat gene 4 isoform X2, with translation MPQNNGDVVSQDYIDLEFYQEVYPIRVSIFETYSPGSVIGIWAQNSEGKWFQLWSGLPQIVPQKPRLFTPHLHLCNFKTKRIRLEFNHDLLEYYTELDAVFLIGTLELVVPNNNLHSETLDELLQQLGYLEYDTCDPYNLTPDYLTVRRDIKNLKRTFSEHCKLYKSTIIDKGQLVAEMSQFCQCVAPIEEALNILQQFLQGDFLKFTKDIAEKRCPVPLTNLEGQQCNRFSALPDETVLNILKNLDLKSLCRLCRVNRYFNNIARDALLYRYLNLKPYWHCLDTTALSCLATRCQYLQQLDLSWCGNYNMFKYKDFIYFLQSCGTSLTHLRLNCCHFVNDAVILEISKVCKNLKELCLRNCMGITNEGFSKLENLELIERLELYRTIIETSTLCSILRKNTQMRHLNLAGMHGRLNIDEVAIELGNSCPYLESIDFWKAQTLTPHGVRALSHCTKLREVDFGWCNGMNAPGDSLRAFLFSCRCLEKVSLVALRGLTDSDVEPLVLSSQLQQLDLSGICSLTADICSVFLLFCTKLEMIDLSFCERISNDDIQEMRKKYPHVSIKKSFQILDPYIE, from the exons ATGCCACAGAATAATGGAGATGTTGTGAGTCAAGATTATATAG ATCTAGAATTTTATCAAGAAGTATATCCAATTAGAGTATCAATATTTGAGACTTATAGTCCTGGAAGTGTAATTGGTATTTGGGCACAAAATTCTGAGGGGAAATGGTTTCAGTTATGGAGTGGATTACCTCAAATTGTTCCACAGAAACCACGGTTATTTACTCCTCATTTGCACCTATGTAATTTTAAAACTAAAAGAATAAGACTGGAATTCAACCATGATTTATTAGAATATTATACAGAATTAGATGCTGTATTTCTTATTGGAACATTAGAACTAGTCGTacctaataataatttacatagCGAAACCTTGGATGAACTTTTACAACAATTAGGCTACTTAGAATATGATACTTGTGATCCTTATAATTTAACGCCAGATTACTTAACAGTAAGGCGAGACATAAAGAACCTCAAAAGAACATTCTCTGAGCATTGTAAACTTTACAAAAG CACAATAATAGATAAAGGCCAATTAGTAGCTGAAATGAGTCAATTTTGCCAATGTGTTGCTCCTATAGAAGAAGCACTGAATATATTGCAACAATTTTTACAAggagattttttaaaatttactaaAGATATTGCAGAAAAAAGGTGCCCAGTACCTTTAACTAATTTAGAAGGTCAACAATGTAACAGATTTTCAGCACTTCCA GATGAAactgtattaaatattttaaaaaatttggatTTGAAGTCGTTATGTCGGTTATGTAGAGTAAATaggtattttaataatattgcaAGAGATGCTTTGTTATATAGATATCTCAATTTGAAACCCTATTGGCATTGTTTGGATACAACAGCATTAAGTTGTTTAGCAACAAGATGCCAGTATTTACAACAATTAGATCTATCATGGTGTGGAAACTATAATATGTTTAAATATAaagattttatatattttcttcAATCATGTGGAACTTCTTTAACACATTTAAGATTAAATTGTTGTCATTTCGTCAATGATGCAGTTATTCTTGAGATTTCAAAAGTTTGTAAGAATTTAAAAG AATTATGTTTACGCAATTGTATGGGTATAACAAATGAAGGCTTTTCAAAACTGGAAAACTTGGAACTGATTGAGCGTCTTGAACTTTATAGAACAATCATTGAAACTTCTACATTATGTTCTATATTGAGAAAAAATACTCAAATGCGACACCTGAATTTAGCAGGAATGCACGGTCGTTTAAATATAGATGAAGTTGCAATTGAGTTAGGAAATTCTTGTCCATATTTAGAAAGTATAGATTTTTGGAAAGCACAAACTTTGACTCCACATGGTGTTAGAGCTTTATCCCACTGTACGAAGCTTCGAGAAGTGGATTTTGGGTGGTG TAATGGAATGAATGCTCCTGGTGATTCTTTGCGAGCATTCCTATTCTCATGTCGGTGCCTGGAAAAAGTATCTTTAGTGGCTCTTAGGGGATTAACAGATAGTGACGTAGAACCTCTTGTACTGTCTTCACAGTTGCAACAGTTAGATTTATCAGGTATTTGTTCTCTTACTGCTGATATATGtagtgtatttttattattttgtacaAAATTGGAAATGATTGATCTCAGTTTCTGTGAACGTATTAGTAATGATGATATACAAGAAATGCGTAAAAAATATCCTCATGTTTCTATTAAAAAAAGTTTTCAAATACTCGATCCTTACATTGAATGA
- the Smyd5 gene encoding SET and MYND domain containing, class 5, which produces MDSNNFQIRLINDEKGKGLFATRPFKDGDTILEEKPIVCCQFSWNSEYKYLACDNCLKPLETAEENVRRLTGNQTIILPHPECCETQKDLITECPECGTKYCSIECQNEAYLRYHSTLCLHSKEKYEFHPLVQLNETWKQMHYPPESGTIMLPARMVALVNQANDKENILSTFSQFCHCAINDIHQITHKLLEEKFIGQIDVLREMMEKALNTEYTSDWFTPHGFRSLLALIGTNGQGIGTSSFSRWVRNVSALEIPREERIQVDKLIDRIYDDMEEAVGSFLNNEGSGLYTLQSAVNHSCVPNAIVEFPYSNNVLVLKATRDIQPEEEICISYLDECDLERSRHSRQKALSSLYLFLCHCDKCLSQASDPDVTSEDELDDDMSS; this is translated from the exons ATGGATTCCAATAATTTTCAAATTAGATTAATTAATGATGAAAAG GGCAAGGGCCTTTTTGCAACCCGTCCGTTTAAAGATGGGGATACAATTCTGGAGGAGAAGCCTATAGTTTGTTGTCAATTTTCTTGGAATtcagaatataaatatttagcTTGTGACAATTGTTTAAAACCTCTAGAAACTGCAGAAGAAAATGTACGTAGATTGACTGGGAATCAGACAATTATCTTACCTCATCCAGAATGTTGTGAAACACAAAAGGATTTAATTACAGAATGTCCAGAGTGTGGCACTAAATATTGTAGCATAGAGTGCCAAAATGAAGCTTACTTAAG ATATCATAGTACATTGTGTCTCCACTCAAAAGAGAAATATGAATTTCATCCACTTGTACAATTAAatgaaacatggaaacaaatgcATTATCCTCCAGAATCAGGAACAATAATGTTACCAGCCAGAATGGTAGCTCTTGTTAATCAAGCCAATGATAAAGAGAATATATTATCAACTTTCTCTCAATTTTGTCATTGTGCAATCAATGACATACATCAAATTACACATAAGTTACTAGAAGAGAAATTTATTGGTCAAATTGACGTATTGAGAGAAATGATGGAGAAGGCCTTAAATACAGAATATACGTCAGAT TGGTTCACACCTCATGGATTTAGAAGTCTATTAGCTTTAATAGGTACAAATGGTCAAGGAATTGGAACCAGCTCGTTTAGTCGTTGGGTGAGAAATGTATCTGCATTAGAAATACCAAGAGAAGAAAGAATTCAAGTTGACAAATTAATTGACCGTATCTATGATGATATGGAAGAAG CGGTAGGTTCTTTTCTGAACAATGAAGGTTCTGGTCTCTATACTCTTCAGTCAGCAGTGAATCATAGTTGTGTACCAAATGCAATTGTGGAATTTCCTTATTCAAATAATGTATTAGTTCTAAAAGCAACTCGTGACATTCAACCAGAGGAAGAAATATGCATAAGTTACCTTGATGAGTGTGATTTAGAAAGGAGTAGGCATTCTAGACAAAAAGCATTATCGTCATTATACTTGTTTCTTTGTCATTGTGACAAATGTTTATCACAAGCTAGTGATCCAGATGTAACTTCAGAGGACGAATTAGATGATGACATGTCCAGCTGA